Part of the Kitasatospora sp. NBC_01266 genome, GACAACGCCGCCCCGCCGAACGTACCCGGCCTGCAAAGCGGCGGCGTACTCCTTGGTCTGGAGCAGTCCCGGGACGAGGCCAGTCTCGAAGAGGCGGATACTCGCCGCTTCTGCCTCAAGTGCCGCGAACTTCGGGAAGCCCTCGATCAGTGCCGTGTGGTTCAGGTTCCACCACATCAGCTCAAGCGTGCCGCCGGTCTCAAGATAGATGTCCGAGCGCTGAGCGAGTACGAGGGTGGGATTCTTTGTAGCTCGTTCGATGCACGAGATCAGGCTGTCACTGAACCTGATGAGCTTCCCAAGTTCCACCTGGGAAAGTCCCTTTGCCTCCCGTGACCTGCGGAGTTGAGTCCCGAAAGCCGCCAGCGGAGACGATGACGGGTCAAGTACGGTCTTCCGCATGTTGATCATCCTTCCCTGATGCGAGTCCCACCCGACGCGATGTCAAGGTCGAGTCCCTTCCGAGCGTAGAGCAGGATGACGATCCTTAGTAGTGGAACGACTACAGAAAGGAGTCGCCATGACGACCCGCAGAACGCCCCCGCCCGCCCTCTACACCCCCCGCGTCGGCGAGCTGGTCCGCGACGAGAAGCACGGCCTCAACGGCATCTACATGGGCCCCGGCTTCAGCAAGCACCCCACCGTCTACCTGCGCCCCGAGCGCGGTGGCTGCGAGTGGGAGACCCCGGCCAGCGAGGTCCAGCCGCTCGCCGCCGAGCCCGAGTTGCGGTCCGCCCGCCCGGTCCGGAAGGCTCGCCCGTGCTGAGCGCCGGCCCCGAGGCGGCCGCGCCCGTGCCGCTGCCGCCCCGGCGGCAGTGGCGGTTCGGGTGGTGCGTCTGCTGCGACCGCCAGACCCTGGTCGCGCCCGGACCGCAGATCGCCACCAACCGTGGCCCGGTGACCCTGCCCTACTGCGTGGACGGTTTCGAGCGCGCCGGACGCTACGTCCACCGGACGCGGGTGCGCCTGGCAACGGCCTCCGAGAGCCAAAGGAACGACGAACGATGAACGATCCCACCCCGCTCGACCGCGCCGCCGCACACGCCGAGTTGCGCGCCCTCGGGCGGCGGCTCGACCAGCAGGTGGCGACCCGCACCGCCGCGACCGCGCCGGAGCTGGACGCGACGCTCGACGCGATGCGGGCCGTGCACACCCGGCTCGCGGTCGACCTGACCGGCCCGAGGTGCCCGGAAGTTCCGTAGCGCAGTGGGCGCTACCCAGCCGCGCTCACGCCCGGTTGTGGCGGCTCTTCGCCAGCAGGGCCGCCGCGAACTGGTCGACCGCCCCGCTGTTGCCGCCGGGGAGGTCCGGGCTCAACAGCAGCTGGTAGGAGGCGGGTTGGAACTCGGCCAGCAGGAGCCAGCCGCTGCGGACGTCCTTGCCGGGCGCGCTGCTGCCGGTGCCGTCCGTGCCGTCGACCCGGCCCGCGTAGTGGCCGGTGCCCTTCGTCATCACGTCGGTGAAGGTGTTGACCAGCGGGGCCATCATGTCGGAGGTGATGCCGTACCGGTCTGACAGGTACGCCTGATGGAGGCCCTCGACGTCCAGGCTCCCGTGGCCGGCGTCCTCCACGTGCTTGTCCTGGTAGGCGTAGTCCCACCGGTACGCGGGCCGGCCTGCGGGGTCCGGGTAGCGCTGGGCGGCGGAGAAGAACCAGCTCACACTCGCCTGCACCAGTGCGACATGACCTCGCCGGTGCGCCCTCGCACCCCGCGACCGCGACCGCGAGCACCAGCGCACCAGCGCAGCGGCGCTCAGGCAGGCGAGCGCCGCGCTCCGCAGCCGGCTGTCGCTCCTGGCCCTCTCTCCCTGAACGCCGTTCACCTGCGGTCAGTTCGCGCGCCCGTGCCACTCCCTGGCCAACAGGCCGTAGACCTCGACATCGCGTCGCTCGCCGGGAAAGGCCAGTGCCTCGCGCAGCACGCCCTCCTGAACGAACCCCAAGCGCTCTGCCAGACGGCGACTGCGTTCGTTGGCGGGATCCGTACGCAACTCGACACGGTGCAGGCCGATCGGCCCGAACGCCTGATGGAGAAGTGCCGTGACGGCTCGGGTGACCAACCCGCGCCCCTCGAAGTCGGCGTCGATCCAGTAGCCGACCTCGCCTGTCCGTGCGTGGATATCGATCAGTAGTTCAACCGCGCCGACCAGACGCCAGCCATCCGCTGCCTTTACCGCGATGACCAGCGGCAGCTGCGATCCCTCGAGCCACGCCCGGCCCCTGCGCTCCAAGGTGGCCCGGGTGCTCTCCAGGGTCGGCGACGTGTTGATCCTCGGCTCCCAGCGGGCGAGGCGCTCGCAGTTCGCCTCCAACAGCGTGTGATACGCCTCCGCAAGCTCAACCACACGGGGTAGCAGGGCAGCGTCATCCCCCAGGGGGAAGGTGAACATCGGGGCGACAACAGTGGACACAGCTGCTCCGGAATTCGGTGCGGAAGGACGGGCGGTCAGGGCTCGAGTCGCCGGCGCAGCGACTCGGCGCGCGGATCCGCATACTGGACGATCAAGCGGTGGGCCTCGCGCCGGTGTTGACGGGCGTCCTGTGGGGCGGTGTCGGCGAGCGCTTCC contains:
- a CDS encoding GNAT family N-acetyltransferase; protein product: MSTVVAPMFTFPLGDDAALLPRVVELAEAYHTLLEANCERLARWEPRINTSPTLESTRATLERRGRAWLEGSQLPLVIAVKAADGWRLVGAVELLIDIHARTGEVGYWIDADFEGRGLVTRAVTALLHQAFGPIGLHRVELRTDPANERSRRLAERLGFVQEGVLREALAFPGERRDVEVYGLLAREWHGRAN